A genomic region of Desulfosarcina ovata subsp. ovata contains the following coding sequences:
- a CDS encoding IS4 family transposase gives MSEHIDKNVFQTILSPVLPLIEVNQNSLHNDLDTYKLSLSSFTTNLLFGIITRIKSVGQIVTEIKTSPTAKALGLVVASKSMYNEAFNRYPPEIFKDIFHQLVKELDLHKIPEISHLGKMLIVDGSLFPAISNMAWACYKKTANAIKMHLSFELNRMIPTEFISTEGNFSEKEFVKQILREGITYVCDRGYIAFNLFKQISDSNAFFIIRGKSNMTYTVKECLTATVPDTFLKFFSDITDSNIIFNSDENKASYRIVSFTAMGENYILITNRNDLTTYEIIMLYAYRWQVELFFRFIKRTFKGIHLMSQSPHGVQIQFYLYMIAYLLLLSFKQDTEIISRENEKDEHESEENNKNETLLTSSSCSNSNAKRPYVCGLVTLLGEKLKQFYKIGLHWLLAVKNNLLEIFDVNIAKVIAQYSYQ, from the coding sequence ATGAGCGAACACATCGACAAAAATGTTTTTCAAACAATTCTATCACCGGTGCTACCATTGATTGAGGTTAATCAAAATAGTCTCCATAATGATTTGGACACTTACAAGCTTTCATTATCATCGTTCACCACAAATTTGCTTTTTGGAATAATAACCAGAATTAAAAGCGTTGGACAAATCGTCACTGAGATCAAAACATCACCAACTGCTAAGGCATTAGGATTGGTCGTCGCATCGAAGTCTATGTATAATGAAGCGTTTAATCGTTATCCCCCAGAAATATTTAAAGATATATTCCATCAGTTGGTAAAAGAATTGGATTTGCATAAAATTCCGGAAATCAGTCATCTTGGAAAAATGCTAATTGTAGATGGTTCGCTTTTTCCGGCCATTTCCAATATGGCATGGGCTTGTTACAAGAAAACCGCTAATGCGATCAAAATGCATTTATCTTTTGAACTCAACCGAATGATTCCAACCGAATTTATCAGTACGGAAGGTAACTTTTCCGAAAAAGAATTTGTTAAGCAAATTCTTCGCGAAGGCATTACATATGTCTGTGATCGAGGCTATATCGCTTTCAATCTGTTCAAGCAGATATCCGACAGCAATGCATTTTTTATTATTCGCGGAAAGTCGAATATGACGTACACTGTAAAAGAGTGTCTCACTGCCACCGTACCGGATACATTCTTGAAATTTTTCAGTGACATCACAGATTCAAATATAATATTCAATAGCGATGAAAACAAAGCAAGTTATCGTATTGTTAGCTTTACGGCTATGGGCGAAAACTACATTTTGATCACAAACAGAAATGATTTGACAACTTACGAAATTATAATGCTTTACGCTTACAGGTGGCAAGTGGAACTTTTTTTTCGCTTCATAAAAAGAACCTTCAAGGGAATTCACTTAATGAGCCAATCTCCTCATGGCGTACAGATACAATTCTACTTGTATATGATTGCTTATCTATTGTTATTATCATTCAAACAAGATACGGAAATAATAAGCAGAGAAAATGAAAAAGATGAGCATGAATCTGAAGAAAATAATAAGAACGAAACCTTGCTAACTTCATCTTCATGCTCCAATTCAAATGCAAAAAGACCATATGTTTGCGGGTTAGTAACTCTTCTTGGAGAAAAATTAAAACAGTTTTATAAAATTGGTCTTCACTGGTTATTAGCAGTAAAAAATAATTTGTTAGAAATATTTGATGTGAATATCGCCAAAGTTATTGCTCAATACTCTTATCAATGA
- a CDS encoding response regulator, which translates to MKLIELLQRRSKQLHQEYAQRIQTEVGGHYANRPLEELQSTTSQSCDAHFDAIVHGDYTKLDDFIEKICEMRLAGGFSLSEVQRAFEIYRTLLTPLLVDALQGDALITALEKLNACLGYSINRFSDYYHNADQAALRKAKEEAVAANRAKGSFLAAMSHEIRTPMNGVIAAAELALAENLPDKAVRYLEIIHTSAYSLLGIINDILDFSKIEAKKMELEARPLMLDEILDRVVDAFHSKVAETGIELLADIDPDIPAVLIGDPLRLQQILTNLVSNAVKFTDKGGVILIRISLEETTEPTVFLKFSVKDTGIGIAEEQLPRLFEPFIQADDSTTCKYEGTGLGLAICKRLVSLMGGTIWAKSTFGKGSTFSFTARFEPSAGMAPPTFKPPSSLEKIRVLVVDDCKDSLMIMKRMLDSFGFPVKTVETAEKALHILKTDTTGKSSVDLILMDWKMPGMDGLSAARRIRRDLKRDTVILLMTAFEEPGVREAAEKAGINGFLAKPIYPSELFNAVMTAFGETAVKSEIARNRFTTRESIYRERLRGCRVLLVEDNPTNREIATAVLQTAGIQVATATNGRKAVAAVTIDKAEFDAILMDIQMPEMDGFEATRAIRATPSIHQVPIIAMTAYAMKGDEEKCLAAGMDGYVSKPINQDRLFHALWRNIKRLPGSRPVSAPEPTAVETDVDPLPNRFAGIHLRETIAALGMDPSTFLKILIGFAANNVDTAATLKTLLEKRDYDTLRHLAHTLKGSAANIGATDLSASARKLEKALTDPAACDETNISVLIREIIRLLAEVRGGIETLTPAAPEPASEEPAADPAQRSQSLGRLVKALQSADPEAVASSFAAARPHLPAAVMAEVAAHIDAYDYDKALKRIRHHLLKR; encoded by the coding sequence ATGAAACTCATTGAACTCCTACAGCGCCGGTCGAAACAGCTGCATCAAGAATATGCGCAGCGCATCCAAACGGAAGTCGGTGGCCACTACGCCAATCGTCCATTGGAGGAATTGCAGAGTACCACCTCGCAGTCCTGTGATGCGCACTTTGACGCCATCGTCCACGGAGATTACACCAAGCTCGATGATTTTATTGAAAAAATATGCGAGATGCGCTTGGCTGGCGGCTTTTCCCTTTCGGAGGTGCAGCGGGCGTTCGAAATCTATCGAACGCTTCTGACCCCGCTGCTCGTCGACGCATTGCAGGGCGATGCGCTGATCACCGCTCTCGAGAAGCTCAATGCGTGTCTGGGATATTCCATCAACCGTTTCAGCGACTACTACCACAACGCCGATCAAGCGGCGTTGCGCAAGGCCAAAGAAGAGGCCGTGGCCGCGAATCGTGCCAAGGGCAGTTTCCTGGCAGCCATGAGTCATGAAATCCGCACCCCCATGAACGGTGTGATCGCTGCGGCCGAACTGGCGCTGGCTGAAAATCTGCCCGACAAGGCCGTGCGCTATCTCGAAATCATCCACACCTCGGCCTATTCCCTGCTGGGCATCATCAACGACATCCTGGATTTCTCAAAAATCGAGGCGAAAAAAATGGAGCTGGAAGCACGTCCATTGATGCTGGACGAGATCCTCGATCGGGTGGTGGACGCCTTTCATTCCAAAGTGGCCGAAACCGGCATCGAACTACTGGCGGATATCGACCCAGACATCCCGGCCGTACTGATCGGAGATCCCCTGCGCCTGCAGCAGATTCTGACCAACCTGGTCAGCAACGCCGTCAAGTTCACCGACAAGGGCGGGGTGATCCTGATACGCATCAGCCTGGAGGAAACAACCGAGCCAACCGTATTTCTAAAGTTTTCCGTCAAGGATACCGGCATCGGCATTGCGGAAGAGCAGTTGCCGCGGCTGTTTGAACCGTTCATCCAGGCGGACGACTCAACAACCTGTAAATACGAAGGAACCGGCCTGGGGCTTGCCATCTGCAAACGGCTGGTAAGCCTGATGGGCGGGACGATCTGGGCCAAAAGTACCTTTGGCAAAGGCAGCACCTTCAGTTTTACGGCCCGCTTCGAGCCTTCTGCGGGCATGGCACCACCAACCTTCAAACCCCCTTCGTCCCTGGAAAAAATCCGCGTGCTGGTGGTGGATGACTGCAAGGACAGCCTGATGATCATGAAACGGATGCTGGACAGTTTCGGTTTCCCGGTCAAGACCGTTGAAACGGCCGAAAAGGCCCTGCACATACTTAAAACCGATACGACCGGAAAATCGTCCGTCGACCTGATCCTGATGGATTGGAAGATGCCTGGCATGGACGGGTTAAGCGCCGCCCGCCGTATCCGCCGTGACCTGAAGCGCGATACGGTCATCCTGCTGATGACCGCTTTCGAGGAGCCGGGTGTTCGCGAAGCGGCTGAAAAAGCGGGCATCAATGGATTTCTGGCCAAACCGATCTACCCGTCCGAGCTGTTCAACGCGGTGATGACCGCCTTTGGCGAAACGGCCGTGAAAAGCGAAATCGCCCGTAACCGTTTCACCACCCGTGAGTCCATTTACCGGGAGCGCCTGCGTGGCTGCCGTGTCCTGCTGGTAGAGGACAATCCCACCAACCGGGAAATCGCAACGGCGGTCCTGCAAACGGCTGGCATCCAGGTGGCCACCGCGACCAACGGCCGTAAGGCGGTCGCGGCGGTCACCATCGATAAAGCTGAATTCGATGCGATCCTGATGGATATCCAAATGCCGGAAATGGACGGTTTCGAGGCCACCCGCGCCATCCGCGCCACCCCCTCTATTCATCAGGTTCCCATCATCGCCATGACCGCCTACGCCATGAAGGGCGACGAGGAAAAATGCCTGGCAGCGGGGATGGATGGATACGTCTCCAAGCCCATCAATCAGGATCGCCTGTTTCACGCCCTTTGGCGTAACATCAAGCGGCTCCCCGGTTCCAGGCCGGTATCGGCCCCCGAGCCCACCGCTGTTGAAACCGATGTCGACCCGTTACCGAACCGCTTTGCGGGCATTCACCTCCGCGAAACCATAGCAGCGCTCGGAATGGACCCATCGACGTTTTTGAAGATCCTGATCGGCTTTGCCGCCAACAACGTCGACACCGCTGCCACCTTGAAAACCCTGCTGGAGAAAAGGGATTACGACACCCTGCGCCATCTGGCGCATACCCTCAAGGGCAGTGCGGCCAACATCGGAGCCACGGACCTGTCGGCCAGTGCTCGCAAACTCGAGAAGGCCCTGACCGATCCGGCCGCCTGCGATGAAACCAACATCTCAGTTTTGATCAGGGAAATCATCAGGCTGCTCGCCGAGGTGCGCGGCGGAATCGAAACGCTTACTCCTGCTGCACCGGAACCGGCTTCTGAAGAGCCAGCGGCCGATCCGGCCCAGCGATCGCAATCGCTGGGCCGACTGGTCAAGGCCCTTCAGTCGGCGGATCCCGAGGCCGTCGCGTCGAGTTTTGCCGCAGCCCGGCCTCACCTGCCGGCGGCGGTAATGGCCGAAGTAGCAGCCCACATCGATGCCTACGATTATGACAAGGCTCTCAAGCGCATCCGCCACCACCTTCTCAAGCGTTAA
- a CDS encoding uroporphyrinogen decarboxylase family protein, whose translation MKLIDYVLSHNRRLVSPVGGGSAKRFNDQIDTSNMTPEDKIAQWLYFQTKEYGHDFVISSIPYIDICNYFGLKTYIDSHKTEHVCLGQINSTNDLKKISKSKSFKAFMTNPYIKSIKKFKKLSTTAIGLGGFGPATLTSYVLGVKNFLIKCIKDPVFIQEVSNFFTELIIEIACEGERNGADFLWVGEPVVVMISRKHFNIFSGQYVKKIFYKTYLPGFLHVPGETNHLLDEFVQTGAQCLSLDHHVDMKKVAYTVPPNIVTLGNIDTISIAMNDVKKIKKQVIELNEKIKNFPNFIVSSGGGIIDDTPEESLRVLFDVTSRFPAYNKEQYHQISDLWRIIAANDWDLFNNYISENNVTNKIINVCSDEACEYLNFQLENNKIDLETYNKMIKKIGGSNAKYIPV comes from the coding sequence GTGAAACTAATTGATTATGTGCTCAGCCATAATAGGAGATTGGTCTCTCCTGTTGGTGGTGGAAGTGCAAAAAGATTCAATGATCAAATTGACACTTCTAATATGACACCTGAAGATAAGATTGCTCAATGGTTGTATTTCCAGACCAAAGAATATGGGCATGATTTTGTAATATCCAGCATACCATATATCGATATTTGCAACTATTTTGGTTTAAAAACGTATATTGACAGCCACAAAACTGAACATGTCTGCTTAGGCCAAATCAATAGCACGAATGATTTAAAAAAAATTAGTAAGTCCAAATCGTTCAAAGCATTTATGACAAATCCATACATAAAATCTATAAAAAAATTTAAAAAATTATCCACAACTGCGATAGGATTAGGAGGCTTTGGTCCGGCAACATTGACGAGTTATGTATTAGGGGTTAAAAATTTTTTAATAAAATGCATTAAAGACCCTGTATTTATCCAAGAGGTTTCAAATTTTTTTACAGAACTTATTATCGAAATTGCTTGTGAAGGTGAAAGAAATGGAGCAGATTTTTTGTGGGTTGGAGAACCGGTCGTAGTAATGATATCTCGAAAACATTTCAATATTTTTTCAGGTCAATATGTAAAAAAAATTTTTTATAAAACTTATTTGCCTGGTTTCCTACATGTTCCAGGCGAAACAAATCACCTACTTGATGAATTTGTGCAAACTGGAGCGCAATGTTTGAGTTTAGATCATCATGTTGATATGAAAAAAGTCGCCTACACAGTTCCTCCAAATATTGTAACGCTCGGAAACATCGATACAATATCAATTGCAATGAATGATGTTAAGAAAATAAAAAAACAAGTAATTGAGTTGAACGAAAAGATCAAAAATTTCCCTAATTTTATAGTTAGTTCAGGCGGCGGTATTATAGACGACACGCCTGAAGAAAGTTTAAGGGTATTGTTTGATGTCACGAGCAGGTTTCCAGCTTACAATAAAGAACAATACCATCAAATTAGTGATCTATGGAGGATTATAGCCGCAAACGATTGGGATCTATTCAATAACTATATTTCAGAAAATAATGTAACAAATAAAATAATAAATGTCTGTAGTGATGAAGCTTGTGAATATTTAAATTTCCAACTAGAAAATAATAAAATAGATCTTGAAACTTACAATAAAATGATCAAAAAAATCGGCGGTTCAAATGCCAAATATATCCCGGTATAA
- the asnB gene encoding asparagine synthase (glutamine-hydrolyzing) — MCGIAGIVNYRSLEDKRVLLGKMAGMMRHRGPDAAGMFLKGPVGLVHTRLSIIDLSSAGNQPIHNEDKSIWIVFNGEIFNFPEIRKDLEARGHRFYTQTDTEVLIHLYEEKGAHFLQVLNGQFALAIWDENKKELLLARDRVGIRPLFYQFDNGRMTFASEIKALFADTAIHREINAQSLADVFTCWAPLGELTPFKNIYQLLPGHYARINSQGMFIQSYWSPDFSHEDKSDRPLNDWVEELRGLLLDASRIRLRADVPVGAYLSGGIDSTYISSLVKQNFNNRLSTFSVRFTDKRFDESDYQTIAVRSLKTDHHDVCCSEEDIGTLFPKVVWHTETPIIRTAPTPLFMLSKLVRERNFKVVLTGEGADEIFAGYNIFKEDKIRRFWARQPDSEKRPKLLEKLYPYIFSGANSRSRQFLQGFFKKDLLAIDSPVYSHLLRWSNTSQLQSFFSNDLQSQAFSTNAFADRYCANLPNDFMSWSPLSRAQYTEMRIFLSNYLLSSQGDRMAMANSIEGRFPFLDHRLIEFACRLPQRFRIHGLNEKFLLKQAARGVIPDELIERAKQPYRAPISRCFFGNRKLDYVDEMMSEDQIRAKGYFEPSKVSRLIAKCGKGKGQLLSERENMALVGILSTQLLDHQFISSFPLQSDHLIDDIAVHS; from the coding sequence ATGTGTGGAATAGCAGGCATCGTTAATTATCGTTCCCTTGAAGACAAACGGGTGTTGCTCGGCAAAATGGCGGGGATGATGCGTCATCGCGGACCGGATGCAGCGGGTATGTTTTTGAAGGGTCCGGTGGGATTGGTTCACACCCGCTTGAGCATCATTGATCTAAGTAGCGCGGGGAATCAACCGATCCACAATGAAGACAAGTCCATATGGATTGTATTCAATGGTGAAATCTTCAATTTCCCGGAGATCAGAAAAGATTTGGAGGCAAGAGGCCACCGTTTCTATACCCAGACGGACACTGAAGTGTTAATTCACCTGTATGAGGAAAAAGGCGCCCATTTTCTTCAGGTACTGAACGGTCAATTCGCCTTGGCCATCTGGGATGAAAATAAGAAAGAGTTGCTTTTGGCACGGGATCGGGTCGGCATTCGTCCATTATTTTACCAGTTTGACAACGGTCGCATGACTTTCGCGTCGGAAATAAAAGCCTTGTTTGCTGATACCGCCATACATCGTGAAATCAATGCACAATCTCTGGCCGATGTGTTTACCTGTTGGGCGCCTTTGGGGGAATTGACGCCATTCAAGAATATCTATCAGCTGTTGCCTGGCCACTATGCCCGAATCAATTCTCAGGGCATGTTTATTCAATCATATTGGTCGCCTGACTTCAGCCATGAAGATAAAAGTGACCGCCCCTTAAATGATTGGGTGGAGGAACTGCGCGGCTTGCTATTGGATGCATCACGGATTCGGCTAAGGGCAGATGTTCCGGTGGGGGCCTACCTTAGTGGCGGTATCGATAGCACATATATCAGTTCACTGGTCAAGCAAAACTTCAACAACCGGCTCAGTACATTCTCGGTCCGGTTTACCGATAAACGCTTTGATGAATCGGATTATCAGACGATCGCCGTTCGATCATTGAAAACCGACCATCATGACGTATGTTGCAGCGAGGAAGATATCGGCACCCTTTTCCCGAAAGTTGTCTGGCATACCGAAACACCAATTATCAGGACTGCCCCAACCCCGCTTTTCATGCTTTCCAAACTGGTTCGTGAGAGAAATTTTAAGGTAGTTCTCACCGGAGAAGGCGCCGATGAGATATTTGCCGGTTACAACATTTTTAAAGAGGATAAGATCCGTCGCTTTTGGGCGCGTCAGCCGGATTCCGAAAAAAGGCCCAAGTTGTTGGAAAAACTCTATCCATATATCTTTTCAGGTGCCAACAGTCGTTCGAGACAATTTCTCCAGGGATTTTTCAAAAAAGACTTGTTGGCCATCGATTCACCCGTGTATTCTCACCTGTTGCGATGGTCTAATACATCCCAGTTGCAGTCATTTTTTTCAAATGATTTGCAAAGCCAAGCCTTTTCCACGAATGCGTTTGCCGATCGATATTGTGCGAATCTGCCGAACGATTTTATGTCCTGGAGCCCGCTTTCACGAGCTCAATACACGGAGATGCGCATTTTTCTGTCTAATTATCTGCTGTCCTCTCAGGGAGACCGCATGGCCATGGCCAATTCCATTGAAGGGCGCTTTCCTTTTTTGGACCACCGACTCATCGAATTTGCCTGCAGATTGCCGCAACGATTCCGGATTCACGGGTTGAATGAAAAATTTCTGTTGAAACAAGCCGCCCGGGGAGTGATTCCTGATGAACTGATCGAGCGGGCCAAGCAACCCTATCGTGCTCCCATTAGTCGCTGCTTTTTCGGCAATCGGAAACTGGATTATGTGGATGAAATGATGTCTGAGGATCAAATCCGTGCCAAGGGATATTTCGAGCCCAGTAAGGTATCTCGTCTGATCGCTAAATGTGGGAAAGGGAAAGGGCAGTTGTTAAGTGAACGCGAAAACATGGCTCTGGTAGGGATTCTTTCCACCCAGTTGCTTGACCACCAGTTTATTAGCAGTTTTCCTCTTCAATCCGATCACTTGATTGACGACATCGCCGTCCATTCTTAA
- a CDS encoding cytochrome-c peroxidase has protein sequence MKKSLIIIGLITFLLTINAAGLMAAGQTLTDLERLGMHLYKDKNLSLNQNQSCQTCHHPLAGFADRSNFLHPYDKFVSLGSDGVSQGGRNAPTSAYAGYSPIRYYIETTIGDEIVIEYFGGMFWDGRATGETLGDPLAEQAQGPPTNPVEMAMPDEEAVIDVIKASDYYDLWVSVFGRVSNINDAYDNFGRAIAAYERSAQVTQFSSKYDVAGDEFTTEEENGLDLFESKCSACHATTVDYGAPAALFTTYGYANIGVPINDLVPLEGPDLGLGGDIGDTTQEGKFKIPTLRNIAMTAPYSHNGSFPTLYDMVSFINDRSPYDPEVDGNLSTLVGNLDLTEAEIDDIVAFLETLTDGY, from the coding sequence ATGAAAAAAAGTTTAATTATCATTGGATTGATCACTTTTTTACTGACAATCAATGCCGCGGGGCTGATGGCGGCCGGTCAAACGTTGACCGACCTTGAACGGTTGGGAATGCATCTGTATAAAGACAAAAATCTGTCTTTGAATCAGAACCAATCCTGCCAGACCTGCCATCATCCGTTGGCCGGGTTTGCCGACCGTTCCAATTTTTTGCATCCCTACGATAAATTCGTTTCGCTTGGTTCCGATGGGGTAAGCCAGGGCGGGCGTAATGCGCCGACTTCGGCGTATGCCGGGTACAGCCCGATTCGTTATTATATCGAAACTACAATTGGTGATGAAATTGTAATAGAATATTTCGGCGGTATGTTTTGGGACGGCCGGGCGACGGGCGAAACGTTGGGTGATCCGTTGGCTGAGCAGGCCCAGGGGCCGCCCACGAATCCCGTTGAGATGGCGATGCCTGACGAAGAAGCCGTTATCGACGTGATCAAGGCATCTGACTATTACGACCTGTGGGTCAGTGTGTTCGGGCGCGTTTCAAACATCAATGACGCCTACGACAATTTCGGCCGGGCCATTGCCGCCTATGAACGATCGGCCCAGGTCACGCAGTTCTCGTCAAAATACGATGTGGCCGGGGATGAGTTCACCACTGAGGAAGAAAACGGTCTGGACCTATTCGAATCTAAATGTTCCGCCTGCCATGCCACCACAGTCGATTATGGCGCACCGGCTGCCCTGTTCACCACCTACGGCTACGCCAACATCGGTGTGCCGATCAACGATCTTGTGCCGCTGGAAGGGCCGGACCTGGGGCTTGGCGGTGATATCGGAGACACCACTCAGGAAGGCAAGTTCAAGATTCCCACTTTGCGCAATATTGCCATGACAGCACCCTATTCGCACAATGGTAGTTTTCCGACTCTCTACGACATGGTTTCGTTCATTAACGACCGAAGCCCGTATGATCCGGAGGTTGACGGGAATCTCTCCACATTAGTAGGCAATCTTGATCTGACCGAGGCTGAGATTGATGATATTGTGGCTTTTCTGGAAACCCTGACCGACGGTTATTGA
- a CDS encoding cache domain-containing protein: MKNKINFIKLVRVWGTIFLVVLGGSFIAMDAIETYRDFDLRAEKIRADFSRRQKQIIKQEVMRVVERIRYEQSQSETVTREKIKARVDEAYAIARHIYQQNRHLKSRTDIQRMILDALRPIRFENGSGYYFATRLDGVEMLFADRPEMEGLNLLNLKDPQGQLVIKDMIEIAKRSGEGFYEYHWTKPGSAGNDHKKIAFIKRFEPYDWIIGTGLYVNDVQKQIETDLLSGISRIRFGKEGYIFINRLNGDALVSNGKIVSGKKKLWDVFNATPNKMKAIFEKEHRAAMTPGGDYIYYSHIKLSKPDREAPKVSFIFGIPELRWLVGAGVYLDDVEAEIALLQAELNSQVKTKIGYFVLIVMFIIAIFSLLFKWLSNKLQNDLNYFISFFQKAAHTDETIDRNHLKFIQLDQMAEYANKMLTDRMQAEEAIKESENKFHLLFDFSPQAIALTEVETGQLVDVNNKLCKLTHYSKEELIGRTTNEMEFYSVPDRERFIHALQSSGQVNGLEMKFKAKNGAHLDALMFARFLEISGKALILTIFNDISDKKKLEDDLRRAQRLESIGTLAGGIAHDFNNLLFPIIAMAEMLLEDIPKNSVEHEYIKEIYKAGNRASDLVKQILAFSRRSEHKLIPVQIQKILREALKLSRSTIPTSIEIVNDIQDDCAMVLADPTQIHQIAMNLITNAYHAVDKHGGQIMVRLAEVANDDADRSAQPIESIRYAVLSVVDTGCGIDPSILDKIFEPYFTTKEKGKGTGLGLSVVYGIVKEHGGDIKIHSDVGKGTTVKVFLPLIMDSSDSLPDKEAETAQTGTEKILLVDDDETIAALEKQILERLGYDVNVRTSSVEALEAFRANPNLYDLVITDMTMPNMTGDQLTRQLISIRPGIPVIICTGFSEKINAESARTIGVKGFLMKPVVKMEMARMVRQILDEKKTRTKK; this comes from the coding sequence ATGAAAAATAAAATCAATTTTATAAAGTTGGTACGAGTGTGGGGAACCATTTTCCTTGTGGTGCTCGGTGGCAGTTTTATCGCTATGGATGCGATCGAGACGTACCGGGATTTTGATCTGCGGGCTGAAAAAATTCGTGCGGATTTTAGCCGCCGCCAGAAACAAATCATCAAACAGGAGGTGATGCGGGTTGTCGAGAGGATCCGTTATGAACAATCGCAGAGTGAAACGGTAACTCGGGAAAAAATTAAGGCAAGGGTTGATGAAGCGTATGCGATCGCCAGGCACATCTACCAACAAAACCGGCATCTGAAAAGCCGGACGGATATTCAGCGTATGATTCTGGACGCATTGCGTCCCATCCGGTTTGAAAACGGAAGCGGCTATTACTTCGCCACGCGACTGGATGGGGTAGAGATGCTGTTCGCCGACAGACCCGAAATGGAGGGGCTGAACCTGCTCAATCTCAAGGATCCCCAGGGTCAATTGGTGATCAAAGACATGATCGAAATTGCAAAGCGTTCCGGTGAGGGATTTTATGAGTACCACTGGACGAAACCGGGATCGGCAGGCAATGATCATAAGAAAATTGCTTTCATCAAACGATTTGAACCCTACGACTGGATTATCGGTACGGGTTTGTATGTCAACGATGTTCAAAAACAGATAGAAACGGACCTGCTTTCAGGCATCAGCAGAATACGATTCGGGAAAGAAGGATATATCTTTATCAACCGGCTCAATGGCGATGCGTTGGTTTCAAATGGCAAAATCGTTTCCGGAAAGAAAAAATTATGGGACGTTTTCAATGCCACCCCCAATAAAATGAAAGCCATTTTTGAAAAAGAGCATCGCGCCGCCATGACTCCCGGAGGAGACTATATTTATTATTCCCATATCAAGCTTTCGAAACCCGACAGAGAAGCACCCAAAGTTTCCTTTATCTTCGGAATACCGGAATTGCGGTGGCTTGTGGGTGCCGGTGTGTATCTTGATGATGTGGAAGCAGAAATTGCATTGCTGCAAGCCGAATTGAACAGCCAGGTAAAAACGAAAATAGGCTATTTTGTTCTGATCGTGATGTTCATCATTGCAATTTTTTCATTGCTTTTCAAGTGGTTGAGCAACAAGCTACAAAACGACCTCAACTATTTCATCTCTTTTTTTCAAAAAGCGGCGCACACCGATGAAACGATCGATCGTAACCATCTGAAATTTATCCAACTTGATCAGATGGCCGAATATGCCAACAAAATGCTGACCGACCGGATGCAGGCAGAGGAGGCCATCAAGGAGAGCGAAAATAAATTCCACCTCCTGTTTGACTTCTCACCACAGGCAATCGCCCTCACCGAAGTCGAAACCGGTCAATTGGTCGATGTCAACAATAAGCTGTGTAAGTTGACCCACTATTCCAAGGAGGAGCTTATCGGCCGAACGACAAATGAAATGGAATTTTACTCGGTTCCAGACAGGGAGCGATTTATCCATGCACTACAATCTTCCGGCCAGGTCAATGGATTGGAGATGAAGTTCAAGGCGAAAAATGGTGCCCATCTCGACGCGTTAATGTTTGCACGGTTTCTGGAAATTTCAGGCAAAGCATTAATCCTGACGATATTCAACGACATCAGCGACAAAAAAAAGCTTGAAGACGACCTCAGAAGGGCGCAACGACTGGAATCCATCGGTACCTTGGCCGGAGGGATTGCTCACGACTTCAATAATCTGCTATTTCCCATTATTGCCATGGCCGAAATGCTACTGGAAGACATTCCGAAAAACAGTGTCGAACATGAATACATAAAAGAGATTTATAAAGCCGGCAATCGGGCCTCCGATCTCGTGAAACAGATCCTGGCCTTCAGCCGTCGATCCGAGCATAAGCTGATTCCGGTTCAAATTCAGAAAATTTTAAGGGAAGCCCTTAAGTTGTCGCGATCCACCATCCCCACCAGCATAGAAATCGTGAATGATATCCAGGATGATTGCGCCATGGTGCTTGCCGACCCCACCCAGATCCATCAGATTGCCATGAACCTGATCACCAATGCCTACCATGCAGTCGATAAGCATGGCGGTCAGATCATGGTCCGCCTGGCGGAGGTGGCAAACGACGATGCGGACCGATCGGCACAGCCCATCGAATCCATCCGTTATGCCGTGCTTTCAGTCGTGGATACCGGGTGTGGGATTGACCCTTCGATCTTGGATAAAATTTTCGAGCCCTATTTTACGACCAAGGAAAAAGGGAAAGGAACGGGTCTTGGACTTTCCGTGGTCTACGGAATTGTCAAGGAACATGGTGGCGATATAAAAATTCATAGTGACGTCGGAAAAGGGACCACGGTTAAGGTATTCTTACCGTTGATCATGGATTCATCGGATTCGTTGCCGGATAAGGAGGCGGAAACCGCCCAAACCGGTACCGAAAAAATCCTGTTGGTGGATGACGATGAGACCATTGCCGCCCTTGAAAAACAAATCCTCGAGCGCTTGGGCTACGACGTCAACGTCCGTACCAGCAGTGTAGAAGCGTTAGAAGCCTTTAGAGCCAACCCGAATCTTTACGATTTGGTCATTACCGACATGACAATGCCGAATATGACGGGCGATCAGCTCACCCGGCAGCTGATTTCGATTCGGCCGGGCATACCGGTCATTATCTGTACGGGGTTCAGCGAAAAAATCAATGCGGAAAGCGCCCGGACAATTGGAGTCAAAGGATTTCTGATGAAGCCGGTGGTCAAAATGGAAATGGCCCGGATGGTCAGGCAAATCCTGGATGAGAAAAAAACAAGAACCAAAAAATAG